A window of Roseburia hominis A2-183 genomic DNA:
AAGATGGCAAGATCCTTTGAGGTGCCGGATGACGAGGATGCACAGATCTGGTTCAAGGGATACAATCTTTTGACGGCAAAGCCTACGATCTATGCAGCGAATGTCGCCGAAGATGACCTCGCAGATGACGGCGCATCAAACCCACATGTCGCAAAAGTAAGAGAGATGGCAACAGAAGAGGGCGCAAAGGTATTCGTCATCTGTGCGCAGATCGAGCAGGAACTGGCAGAACTTTCGGAGGAAGAGAAGAAGGAATACTTAGACGATCTCGGCGTGGAATCCAGCGGACTGGACAAGCTGGTGGCTGCAAGCTACAGTATTCTCGGTCTGATCAGCTTTTTGACGGCAGGCGAGGACGAGTGCCGTGCATGGACAATCAAGAAGGGAACCAAGGCACCGCAGGCAGCCGGCAAGATTCATACGGACTTTGAGAGAGGCTTTATCAAGGCGGAGGTTGTCAACTACCAGGATCTTCTGGACAACGGAAGTCTCGCTGCAGCGCGTGAAAAAGGCATTGTTGGAATGGAAGGCAAGGATTATGTGGTGAAGGACGGAGATGTGATCCTGTTCCGCTTTAATGTATAATTTCAGACAAACATGATTATGAAAAAAGACGCATATACTTATCCGAGGAAGCAAACGGGGGAGTATATGCGTTTTTGCGATTTGGCGAGGAAAGAGGTCATCAACGTAAATGACTGTAAGTGCCTGGGAAATGTGCGGGATCTGGATTTTGACGAGTGCGACGGATGCATCAAGGCGCTGATTGTGCCGGGACCGGCAAAGTGGATG
This region includes:
- the ychF gene encoding redox-regulated ATPase YchF, producing the protein MKLGIVGLPNVGKSTLFNSLTKAGALSANYPFATIDPNIGIVSVPDERIVKLGELYHTKKVTPATIEFVDIAGLVKGASKGEGLGNQFLANIREVDAIVHVVRCFEDTNIIHVDGSIDPARDIETINLELIFSDIEILDRRIAKIAKQARMDKTLAKELELVEAVKAHLEDGKMARSFEVPDDEDAQIWFKGYNLLTAKPTIYAANVAEDDLADDGASNPHVAKVREMATEEGAKVFVICAQIEQELAELSEEEKKEYLDDLGVESSGLDKLVAASYSILGLISFLTAGEDECRAWTIKKGTKAPQAAGKIHTDFERGFIKAEVVNYQDLLDNGSLAAAREKGIVGMEGKDYVVKDGDVILFRFNV
- a CDS encoding YlmC/YmxH family sporulation protein, whose product is MRFCDLARKEVINVNDCKCLGNVRDLDFDECDGCIKALIVPGPAKWMGCMGREFEVFIPWCRIVKIGPDIILVDIDEKEAKHKVK